The Desulfobacterales bacterium genome contains the following window.
AGATTGATCTGGTGGTTTCCGTGGACGGCGTCCGCTTTATGGCTGTCAAGTGCGCCGCCGGCTCGCTGGGTTCACGGGAACGGGAAATTTTAGCGGCTGCTCGGCTGCTCGACACCTATCAGATTCCCCTGTCTATCGTCTCCGACGGAAAAACCGCCATCATTCTCGATACGGTTACCGGAAAAAAGATCGGCGAAGGATTGCACATGATTCCCACAAAGGCACAGGCCCATGAAACCCTGCAGTCTTCTGGTCTTCATCCCCTTGATCCTGGTCGGCGGGAACGGGAAAAACTTATTTTTCGCTCCTACGACAGCATGAACGTGAACGTCAGACGCAATTTCTCAGTCCAGTAAAAAAAATCCCCATGAATCGATCACGGGGATTTTCAAAAATATTATTCAGTTTATACCGGCTTTATCCGGCGGTGAAATAAAACCCTAATTTCATTATTGACCGGCAACCTCCCGGCTGCAATGCTTGCAAATATCGGCCCGTTTTTTGATGATTTCCGCGCAGAACGGGCATTCCCGGGTAAAATATCTTTCATGTATCTTTTTAACAGCCTCGTTGACTCTGGTCTGAAGAACATCATTGCCGAATTTTTGGTTCCGGATGGGTTCAATCGCATCCAGCTCGCCGATGTCTCCGACGATTTCGGCGGCCTTTACCCGGACCCGGACCGGCTGGGTCGGGTCCATCAACAGGCTCAGTGTCGTAGACCAGTCCTTTTTGACGTAAGTCTCGGCCAGAACTGAAAACCCCTTTTTAATGGCTTCCTTAAGAACCTCCTGCTGGGCGACAACCTGCTCGTCGATGATTTGAGCTGTCCCCCCCATGGAACTAAAGACCGGCATGCATTCAAACGTGTCCGTACCCGGATAACACATGCAGCGGTATGAAGAGGTATGACCGTAATTTTCTTGAATATTTTTCCATCCCTGGATATAAAGCGGACAGTCGTCATTGAAACACAAATATAAATACGGGGTCCCCCAGCCGAGACCGTCGCTGAAGGCTACCGGCGGGACTTCCCAAAGTTTCATTTCTTCTTTGCAATGCGGACAAACCGGTCGTTCCTGGGCTATGATCTTTTCCAATACCTGTTCTTTGGTTTCAAAAGCCATTGACTTCCTCCATTTCTTATAAGCTAAAATTCAGCACATGGACCTTACCGGTATCTTTTTCAAGCAGTTGCAGCCGCAACTGCTTGGCTGAAAGGGCCTCTCCGGGGAAAAAGATAAATCCATGGGCCAAACCTTTTGGTTCAACCGCTTGATTTTGTAGAGATTTGTCGCGCAGATCGTTTGTTATTTTCCTGCGGGCATCGTTGGATCCGTAGCCGCCGGCCCCGCCGATAACCGCACCGGCGGCCCCGCCCACGGCAGCACCTTTTCCGGCAGTAGCCGCCACGTTATCGCCTGTCACGATTCCGATGGCTGCGCCGACGATGGCGCCTGCGGCTGCCCCCAGGAACCCTTTTTGG
Protein-coding sequences here:
- a CDS encoding zinc ribbon domain-containing protein, whose amino-acid sequence is MAFETKEQVLEKIIAQERPVCPHCKEEMKLWEVPPVAFSDGLGWGTPYLYLCFNDDCPLYIQGWKNIQENYGHTSSYRCMCYPGTDTFECMPVFSSMGGTAQIIDEQVVAQQEVLKEAIKKGFSVLAETYVKKDWSTTLSLLMDPTQPVRVRVKAAEIVGDIGELDAIEPIRNQKFGNDVLQTRVNEAVKKIHERYFTRECPFCAEIIKKRADICKHCSREVAGQ
- a CDS encoding type I restriction enzyme HsdR N-terminal domain-containing protein encodes the protein MTEKEKFISTVIDFVTGEQVPDIGAESNRQALERILVNTLGYEKKDVAVDVDIEIGISGEPYRSQIDLVVSVDGVRFMAVKCAAGSLGSREREILAAARLLDTYQIPLSIVSDGKTAIILDTVTGKKIGEGLHMIPTKAQAHETLQSSGLHPLDPGRREREKLIFRSYDSMNVNVRRNFSVQ